The Sesamum indicum cultivar Zhongzhi No. 13 linkage group LG6, S_indicum_v1.0, whole genome shotgun sequence genome has a segment encoding these proteins:
- the LOC105165056 gene encoding carotenoid cleavage dioxygenase 8 homolog B, chloroplastic codes for MASLSLMFSSIKPFSYYSTKLTTHDMESSSFLAGGKRISTEKKNTILSRKVVFGSPRLSISNVASRPTPVVALPKQGIQTNYEKLVAWTSVKQERWQGELQVQGQIPLWLNGTYLRNGPGLWHIGDYNFRHLFDGYATLVRLHFDNGRLFMGHRQIESEAYKAAKKNNKLCYREFSEIPKPDNFLAYIGDLANLFSGASLTDNANTGVVKLGDGRVVCLTETVKGSIVIDPDTLDTLGKFEYSDNLGGLIHSAHPIVTDREFLTLLPDLINPGYLVVRMEAGTNERKVMGRVNCRGRPAPGWVHSFPVTEHYVVVPEMPLRYCAQNLLKAEPTPLFKFEWHPHSKAYMHVMCKASGNIVASVEVPLYVTFHFINAYEEQDEDGRVTAIIADCCEHNADTTILQKLALQDLRSFSGQDILPDARVGRFKIPMDGSPYGSLEAALDPNEHGRGMDMCSMNPAFLGKKYRYAYACGAHRPCNFPNTLTKIDLVEKKAKNWFDEGSIPSEPFFVPRPGATEEDDGVVISMISDKKGEGYALLLDGSTFEEIARAKFPYGLPYGLHGCWVPKT; via the exons ATGGCCTCCCTCTCCCTCATGTTTTCTTCCATCAAACCCTTTAGTTATTATTcgacaaaattaacaacacatGATATGGAATCGTCGTCGTTTCTTGCAGGGGGGAAAAGAATTTCCacagagaaaaagaatacaattTTGAGTAGAAAAGTAGTGTTTGGTAGTCCAAGGTTAAGCATCTCAAATGTTGCTAGTAGACCAACACCAGTTGTTGCTCTCCCCAAACAAGGAATTCAAACTAATTATGAGAAGCTTGTAGCTTGGACTAGTGTCAAGCAGGAACGATGGCAGGGTGAGCTTCAGGTTCAAGGCCAAATCCCCCTCTGGCTG AATGGAACATACCTAAGGAATGGTCCGGGGCTATGGCACATCGGCGACTACAACTTCCGCCACCTCTTCGACGGCTACGCCACCCTTGTCCGCCTCCACTTCGACAACGGCCGCCTCTTCATGGGACACCGTCAAATTGAATCCGAAGCCTACAAGGCCGCCAAGAAGAATAACAAACTATGTTACAGAGAATTCTCCGAAATCCCAAAACCCGACAATTTCTTAGCCTATATAGGCGACCTAGCTAACCTATTCTCCGGTGCATCATTGACCGACAACGCAAACACCGGAGTCGTGAAGCTCGGGGACGGCCGAGTTGTTTGCTTGACGGAGACAGTAAAAGGATCTATCGTCATAGATCCCGACACATTGGACACATTAGGGAAGTTCGAGTATAGTGACAATTTGGGTGGGTTGATACACTCGGCTCACCCGATTGTGACTGATCGTGAGTTCTTGACCTTACTACCGGATTTAATAAACCCGGGGTACTTAGTGGTGAGGATGGAGGCGGGAACAAACGAGAGAAAGGTGATGGGGCGAGTGAATTGTCGGGGCAGGCCGGCACCAGGTTGGGTCCATTCCTTTCCGGTGACGGAGCATTATGTGGTGGTTCCGGAGATGCCACTTAGGTATTGTGCCCAAAATTTGCTAAAGGCTGAGCCCACGCCATTATTCAAGTTCGAGTGGCACCCTCACTCCAAAGCTTATATGCATGTTATGTGCAAAGCTAGTGGCAACATT GTGGCAAGCGTGGAAGTTCCCTTGTACGTAACATTCCATTTTATAAACGCATACGAGGAGCAAGACGAAGATGGAAGGGTGACGGCCATCATCGCCGACTGCTGCGAACACAACGCCGATACCACCATCTTGCAGAAGCTCGCCCTCCAAGATCTCCGATCCTTCTCCGGCCAAGATATCCTACCGGACGCAAG GGTTGGGAGATTCAAGATCCCAATGGATGGTAGCCCATATGGGAGTTTAGAGGCAGCATTGGATCCGAATGAACATGGAAGAGGAATGGACATGTGCAGCATGAATCCTGCTTTCCTAGGCAAGAAATACAGATATGCTTATGCATGTGGTGCTCACAGGCCCTGCAATTTCCCCAACACCCTCACTAAG ATTGACTTGGTGGAGAAGAAGGCGAAGAACTGGTTTGACGAGGGTTCCATACCATCTGAGCCTTTCTTCGTCCCCAGGCCAGGTGCAACGGAGGAAGATGATG GGGTGGTAATCTCAATGATCAGTGACAAAAAAGGGGAAGGATATGCATTGTTGCTGGATGGATCTACATTTGAAGAAATCGCTAGAGCAAAGTTCCCCTATGGTCTTCCCTATGGACTGCATGGGTGCTGGGTTCCAAAGACATGA